From Arthrobacter sp. FW306-2-2C-D06B, a single genomic window includes:
- a CDS encoding DUF2207 domain-containing protein, translating into MNTLLIIAGVVAIVLLLVGGFSQAVSWLLWVGVVLLIVAAIGWLLSFMSGRRSHGV; encoded by the coding sequence GTGAACACTCTTCTGATCATTGCAGGCGTTGTGGCAATCGTTCTTCTGCTCGTCGGCGGATTCTCGCAGGCCGTGAGCTGGCTCCTCTGGGTCGGCGTTGTCCTCCTGATCGTCGCGGCCATCGGCTGGCTCCTTAGCTTCATGTCCGGCCGCCGGTCACACGGCGTTTGA
- a CDS encoding DNA topoisomerase IB — translation MPRLRRSKPGTPGISRRRSGRGFSYYHPDGSLIAGGDRKRLDALAIPPAWSDVWICPFENGHIQAMGVDDAGRSQYIYHPDWRARQDAEKFARAARLGALLPQARRLVSRHLRESASEKSKTLAAAVRLMDLGALRIGSDGYTRSNGSYGLTTLRCRHVNVTGDTVALHFPGKSGQTWDSSIEDPVLARFLGPLASRPGKESLLVFDEGEGPVSLNASMVNEYLRHLTGGDYTAKDFRTWKGTASAGMALAGRSKVPPRQRVLEAIKQTAELLGNTPTVARAAYVDPRVVEGFLAGDLEQLKATESEIAAYLNNLP, via the coding sequence ATGCCACGACTCCGTCGCAGCAAACCCGGCACTCCGGGCATTTCCCGGCGAAGGTCCGGCCGCGGATTCAGCTACTACCATCCGGACGGATCGCTTATCGCGGGTGGGGATCGCAAGCGCCTTGACGCGCTGGCGATTCCTCCTGCGTGGTCCGATGTCTGGATATGTCCGTTCGAGAACGGGCACATCCAGGCAATGGGGGTGGACGACGCCGGCCGGAGCCAATACATCTACCACCCGGACTGGCGGGCTCGCCAGGATGCTGAAAAGTTCGCCCGGGCCGCGCGGCTCGGGGCCCTCCTGCCGCAGGCGCGCCGACTGGTCTCCCGGCATCTGCGGGAGTCAGCGTCGGAGAAGAGCAAAACCTTGGCCGCGGCCGTTCGGCTCATGGATCTCGGTGCCTTGCGCATCGGATCCGATGGTTACACGCGCAGCAACGGGTCGTACGGGCTGACCACGCTGAGGTGCAGGCACGTGAATGTCACGGGGGACACGGTTGCCCTGCATTTCCCAGGGAAAAGCGGTCAAACCTGGGATTCCAGCATCGAGGACCCTGTGCTGGCCCGATTCCTCGGACCCTTGGCAAGCAGGCCCGGCAAGGAGTCCCTGCTGGTCTTCGATGAGGGTGAGGGACCGGTCTCCCTGAATGCCTCGATGGTCAACGAGTACCTTCGCCACCTCACCGGCGGCGACTATACGGCCAAGGACTTCCGCACGTGGAAAGGGACCGCGTCAGCCGGCATGGCGCTCGCAGGCAGATCGAAAGTGCCGCCCCGCCAGCGGGTCCTCGAGGCGATCAAGCAAACCGCCGAACTTCTCGGCAACACGCCCACGGTGGCGAGGGCGGCCTACGTCGATCCGCGCGTCGTCGAGGGTTTCCTGGCCGGGGACCTCGAACAGCTCAAGGCCACCGAGTCGGAAATTGCGGCCTACCTGAATAATCTGCCCTGA
- a CDS encoding Dps family protein — MKASQTLADNLQLVLTDLIELQLQGKQAHWNIVGANFRDLHLQLDELVAAAREFADETAERMRALHALPDGRSSTIAASTRLEQFPAGLTKTKDAVKLITDRLERTVQTMRDVHDEVDEEDPTTADLLHAFIARLEQLAWMISAEIMSASASVADPQEA, encoded by the coding sequence GTGAAGGCATCGCAAACTCTGGCAGATAATCTCCAGCTGGTTTTGACGGATCTGATTGAACTCCAGCTCCAAGGAAAACAGGCCCATTGGAACATTGTTGGGGCCAATTTCCGGGACCTGCATCTGCAACTTGACGAACTGGTCGCGGCGGCCCGGGAGTTCGCCGACGAAACCGCCGAAAGGATGCGGGCGCTCCATGCTCTTCCCGATGGCAGGAGCAGCACCATCGCTGCCTCAACCAGGCTGGAGCAATTCCCCGCGGGATTGACCAAAACCAAGGACGCCGTGAAGCTGATCACCGACCGCCTGGAGCGCACCGTCCAGACCATGCGTGATGTCCACGACGAAGTAGACGAAGAAGACCCCACGACGGCGGACCTCCTCCACGCGTTCATTGCCCGTTTGGAGCAGCTCGCCTGGATGATCAGTGCCGAGATCATGTCAGCCAGTGCCTCAGTGGCGGACCCACAGGAAGCCTAG
- a CDS encoding DUF7218 family protein: MPEKKNPSLKDPKLYEALREDGASKEKAARISNAAAKEGRKEIGHRGGISGDYEDWTVPQLKSRAKELGLTGYSAKKKSELISALRNH, from the coding sequence ATGCCAGAGAAGAAGAATCCCAGCCTCAAGGATCCGAAACTCTACGAAGCTCTCCGGGAGGATGGCGCCTCGAAGGAAAAGGCCGCCAGAATCTCGAATGCCGCGGCCAAGGAAGGCCGCAAGGAAATCGGCCATCGTGGTGGCATCTCGGGTGACTATGAGGACTGGACCGTGCCCCAATTGAAGTCCCGGGCCAAGGAACTGGGGCTCACAGGGTACTCAGCTAAGAAGAAATCCGAGCTGATCTCGGCGTTGCGAAACCACTAG
- a CDS encoding ATP-dependent DNA ligase: MATSQKERVNVEGHELTLTNLGKIIYPETGTTKAEVLEYYAAVAPSLIPAAANRPATRKRWVHGVGTTSDPGQMFFQKNLDDSAPSWVPRVTIQHREHSNVYPLVNNLATLTWLAQIAALEIHVPQWQVDPDGTMLPPDRLVLDLDPGPGTGLPECVEVAKLARSILQDVGLDPVPVTSGSKGIHLYAGLDGTRKWEQVSAFAHELARSLEADHPDLVVSDMKKTLRNGKVLVDWSQNSGNKTTIVPYSLRGRAHPMVAAPRTWRELASPTLEHLDFTAVMKRVKEGKDPFAAVAAGTSAAGTPTSTAAATAVNPRLASYVDKRDPQRTPEPFPGVEHHPGSRPLQADAEPHPPGGIFVIQEHHARRFHLDFRLEHDGVLASWALPRGVPDTPDKNHLAVRTEDHPMEYAEFAGIIPKGEYGAGTVSIWDSGEFECEKWRDGKEVIATLTGSPGGGLHGTRRFALIHTGESPSQWLIHLMKDKPGHRAVLLPDAQRQPNGIPSYAPMLATSGTTADVSSGDWLFELKWDGFRAIVSGAGGTIRLTSRSGIDMTPTYPELADPRYWPDHDFVADGEIVALSKNGRPSFELLQKRMNLFKPGDVERARAAVPVQLMVFDLLYDAGSRGSADLASLPLSERRNKLSEFHAKLPAQGSPIHISEILEHDLDDILDSAGELGLEGVMAKRADSRYQPGRRSRSWIKLKLERTQEVVVGGWRPGAGARLGTIGALLVGIPDGDKLRYAGRVGTGFKDWQLRDILKRMQGLDRPDSPFHDIPAEDAATAHWVSPELVGEVTFGDWTGTERMRHPVWRGWRPDKSPADVERA, from the coding sequence GTGGCAACCAGCCAGAAGGAACGCGTCAACGTTGAAGGCCATGAACTGACGCTCACCAACCTGGGCAAAATCATCTACCCGGAGACTGGCACCACCAAGGCCGAAGTGCTCGAATACTACGCCGCTGTGGCCCCGTCCCTGATCCCGGCTGCCGCCAACCGGCCCGCCACCCGGAAGCGCTGGGTGCACGGAGTAGGGACCACGTCGGATCCCGGGCAGATGTTCTTCCAAAAGAACCTGGACGACTCCGCGCCGTCGTGGGTTCCGCGGGTCACCATCCAACACAGGGAACACAGTAACGTTTACCCGCTGGTAAACAACCTCGCTACGCTCACCTGGCTGGCCCAGATTGCCGCCTTGGAAATCCACGTGCCGCAATGGCAAGTGGACCCCGACGGAACCATGCTGCCGCCGGACCGCCTTGTCCTGGACCTCGACCCCGGTCCCGGCACGGGCCTTCCCGAATGCGTCGAAGTCGCCAAGTTGGCGCGCAGCATCCTGCAGGACGTGGGCCTCGATCCGGTCCCTGTGACGAGCGGCAGCAAGGGCATCCATCTCTACGCCGGGCTGGATGGCACCCGCAAGTGGGAGCAGGTCTCCGCGTTCGCGCACGAGTTGGCGCGCTCGCTCGAGGCCGACCATCCTGACCTCGTGGTCAGTGATATGAAAAAGACCCTGCGCAACGGCAAGGTGCTGGTGGACTGGAGCCAGAACAGCGGGAACAAGACCACCATCGTCCCGTACTCCCTCCGCGGTCGGGCCCACCCGATGGTGGCCGCACCGAGGACGTGGCGGGAACTCGCCTCCCCCACGCTCGAGCATCTGGACTTCACAGCCGTCATGAAGCGCGTCAAAGAGGGAAAGGACCCCTTCGCCGCGGTGGCGGCCGGCACCAGCGCCGCCGGCACCCCCACCAGCACGGCGGCGGCCACCGCAGTGAACCCGCGGCTAGCCAGTTACGTGGACAAGCGCGATCCGCAGCGGACCCCCGAACCATTTCCCGGCGTCGAACACCACCCCGGTTCGCGCCCGCTCCAAGCCGACGCGGAACCCCATCCGCCCGGCGGAATCTTCGTCATCCAGGAGCACCATGCGCGCCGTTTCCACTTGGACTTCCGGCTGGAGCACGACGGAGTCCTGGCGTCCTGGGCATTGCCGCGGGGCGTGCCGGACACTCCGGACAAGAACCATCTCGCGGTGCGGACTGAGGACCACCCGATGGAGTATGCGGAATTCGCGGGCATCATTCCGAAGGGCGAATACGGTGCCGGGACGGTCAGCATCTGGGACAGCGGCGAGTTCGAGTGCGAAAAATGGCGTGACGGCAAGGAAGTCATTGCCACCCTCACCGGCAGCCCGGGCGGCGGATTGCACGGCACCCGGCGCTTCGCGCTCATCCACACCGGGGAGTCGCCGTCCCAATGGCTGATCCACCTGATGAAGGACAAACCGGGCCATCGGGCGGTGCTGTTGCCTGACGCCCAGCGACAACCCAACGGGATCCCCAGCTACGCGCCCATGCTCGCAACATCCGGAACCACGGCCGATGTCTCCTCCGGCGACTGGCTGTTCGAGCTCAAGTGGGACGGATTCCGGGCCATCGTTTCAGGGGCTGGCGGCACGATCAGGTTGACCAGCCGTTCCGGGATCGACATGACTCCCACCTACCCCGAACTGGCGGACCCGCGCTACTGGCCTGACCACGACTTCGTGGCGGACGGCGAAATCGTCGCACTCAGCAAGAACGGCCGGCCCAGCTTCGAGCTGCTCCAGAAGCGGATGAACCTCTTCAAACCCGGCGACGTCGAACGCGCCCGGGCAGCGGTCCCCGTGCAGCTCATGGTGTTCGATCTCCTGTACGACGCCGGATCCCGCGGCAGCGCCGACCTCGCCTCCCTGCCGCTCAGCGAGCGCCGGAACAAGTTGTCGGAGTTCCATGCCAAGCTGCCGGCCCAGGGCTCCCCGATCCATATATCCGAGATCCTGGAACATGACCTCGACGACATCCTGGACAGCGCCGGCGAGCTCGGCTTGGAGGGCGTCATGGCCAAGCGCGCGGACAGCCGCTACCAGCCGGGGCGGCGCAGCAGGTCCTGGATCAAACTCAAGCTGGAACGTACGCAGGAGGTGGTGGTGGGTGGCTGGCGGCCCGGTGCCGGGGCGAGGCTCGGAACCATTGGTGCGTTATTGGTGGGGATTCCCGACGGCGACAAGCTGCGCTACGCGGGCCGGGTGGGCACTGGCTTCAAGGACTGGCAGCTGCGCGACATCCTGAAGCGCATGCAGGGGCTCGACCGCCCGGACTCCCCCTTCCATGACATCCCGGCCGAGGATGCCGCCACCGCGCACTGGGTGTCCCCCGAGCTCGTGGGAGAGGTGACATTCGGGGACTGGACCGGCACCGAGAGAATGCGCCATCCCGTCTGGCGCGGATGGCGCCCCGACAAGTCTCCCGCCGACGTCGAGCGCGCCTAG
- a CDS encoding MFS transporter, protein MPTDRSITDSSAGARNAAATSKTAPRGASRLKLPTRRRLKVSDVNVVDQPMLKKALGGTIVGNTMEWYDVGVFGYLITTMGPVFLPEADKAVQTLFLLGTFAATFVARPLGGVVFGWLGDKVGRQKVLATTLLLMAASTFAVGLLPGYAQIGIWAAVLLVILKLVQGFSTGGEYAGATTFVSEYAPDKRRGFFASFLDMGSYIGFALGAALVSILQLTIGQSAMEDWGWRLPFLLAGPLGVIAVYFRSKIEESPQFQATLDAQEALAADAAAGDAAVAKGPIGIVKAYWRQIILAMILAAAANTVGYMLTSYMPTYLTESKGYDPVHGTLLTIPVLVVMAVCIPLTGKLSDRIGRRPVLWIGAISTVVFAIPAFLLIGIGDIWSTLAGLALIAFPVTFYVANLASALPALFPTSSRYGGMGIAYNFSVAIFGGTTPFIVAALIQGTGNDMMPAYYLMGTSVVGAIAIYFLRESAQRPLPGSMPSVDTQAEARELVATQDTNPLIDLDEMPFDDGTLVAAEPDREHVPA, encoded by the coding sequence ATGCCCACAGACCGAAGCATTACCGACTCTTCAGCAGGCGCTAGGAACGCCGCTGCAACGAGTAAGACAGCACCACGCGGTGCCTCAAGATTGAAACTTCCAACGCGCCGTCGACTCAAGGTATCCGACGTCAACGTCGTTGACCAGCCCATGCTGAAAAAAGCACTTGGCGGCACGATCGTCGGTAACACCATGGAGTGGTACGACGTCGGCGTGTTCGGCTACCTCATCACCACAATGGGGCCTGTCTTCCTGCCCGAGGCCGACAAGGCCGTGCAGACCCTGTTCCTGCTGGGAACCTTCGCCGCAACCTTCGTGGCACGGCCGCTTGGCGGCGTCGTCTTCGGCTGGCTGGGTGACAAGGTGGGCCGCCAGAAGGTGCTCGCCACAACACTCCTGCTCATGGCGGCAAGCACCTTCGCCGTCGGACTCCTGCCCGGATACGCACAAATCGGCATCTGGGCAGCCGTGCTGCTTGTCATCCTGAAACTCGTCCAGGGTTTCTCGACCGGCGGCGAGTACGCCGGCGCCACGACGTTCGTGAGCGAATACGCTCCGGACAAGCGCCGCGGCTTCTTTGCGAGCTTCCTCGATATGGGCTCGTACATCGGCTTCGCCCTGGGTGCGGCCCTCGTTTCCATCCTGCAGCTCACCATCGGCCAATCGGCCATGGAGGACTGGGGCTGGCGGCTGCCGTTCCTCCTCGCGGGTCCCCTTGGCGTCATCGCCGTGTACTTCCGTAGCAAGATCGAGGAATCACCCCAGTTCCAAGCCACTTTGGATGCCCAGGAAGCCCTCGCGGCGGACGCCGCAGCGGGCGATGCCGCGGTAGCCAAGGGCCCCATCGGCATCGTGAAGGCTTACTGGCGCCAGATCATCCTCGCCATGATCCTTGCCGCCGCCGCAAACACGGTGGGCTACATGCTGACCTCCTACATGCCCACGTACCTGACCGAGTCCAAGGGCTACGACCCCGTTCACGGCACGCTGCTGACCATCCCTGTGTTGGTCGTCATGGCAGTCTGCATCCCGCTGACGGGCAAGCTCTCCGACCGGATCGGCCGCCGGCCCGTCCTGTGGATCGGTGCCATCAGTACCGTTGTATTCGCCATTCCGGCTTTCCTGCTGATCGGCATCGGCGATATCTGGTCCACCCTAGCCGGCCTGGCCCTGATCGCCTTCCCGGTCACGTTCTATGTGGCAAACCTCGCCTCTGCGCTGCCGGCACTGTTCCCGACCTCGAGCCGCTACGGGGGAATGGGCATCGCCTACAACTTCTCCGTAGCGATCTTCGGCGGCACCACGCCGTTCATTGTCGCCGCCTTGATCCAAGGCACCGGCAACGACATGATGCCCGCGTATTACCTCATGGGCACGTCCGTGGTCGGCGCTATCGCCATCTATTTCCTGCGCGAATCCGCCCAACGTCCGCTCCCGGGCTCCATGCCGAGTGTGGACACCCAGGCAGAGGCTCGCGAGCTGGTGGCCACCCAGGACACCAACCCGTTAATCGACCTGGACGAAATGCCGTTCGACGACGGCACCCTCGTAGCAGCGGAGCCGGACCGGGAGCACGTCCCGGCCTAG
- the ptsP gene encoding phosphoenolpyruvate--protein phosphotransferase — protein MQTFSGVGVAPGRVLGPVRQMPKPVQEPHENVNIPADVTVESQGQRIKDAAKAVQAELRARAATASGEGKEVLEATALMAADPMLVKSAIRLLSPEAPGGARTAERAVWEAAATVADSLKALGGYMAERVADVLDVRARIVSELRGLPAPGIPASDVPFILAAEDLAPADTATLDPTKVIALITSSGGPQSHTAILAHALGLPAIVAAPGVDEIGDGTEVYLDGAAGTITVDPGEDLRLAAKAWANQASTIAAFSGNNVMADGFRVPLLANVGTGADAVKAADAGAEGVGLLRTEFCFLDRDDEPTVEEQITAYGAVFAAFPGKKVVVRTLDAGADKPLPFLTNADEPNPALGVRGYRTDLTSPGVLERQLTAIAAAEANNQAEVWVMAPMISTAEEAAHFAALCSAAGLKTPGVMVEVPSAALTAASLLREVSFASLGTNDLTQYAMAADRQLGPLATLNDPWQPAVLQLVKLTADGAAAASEGGTGRPVGVCGEAAADPALAVVLVGLGVATLSMSARALAAVSAVLATVTVAQAQKLATTALAAPSASAARQVVRAQLPILDELGL, from the coding sequence ATGCAGACCTTTTCAGGTGTAGGCGTTGCCCCCGGGCGTGTTCTGGGGCCGGTGCGGCAGATGCCGAAGCCGGTTCAGGAGCCGCACGAGAACGTCAATATTCCTGCGGACGTTACCGTCGAATCGCAGGGCCAGCGCATCAAGGATGCCGCCAAGGCCGTGCAGGCGGAACTCCGTGCCCGAGCCGCGACGGCGTCCGGCGAAGGCAAAGAGGTCCTGGAAGCAACTGCCCTGATGGCCGCCGATCCCATGCTGGTGAAATCGGCCATCAGGCTCCTCTCCCCCGAGGCGCCGGGCGGCGCACGTACCGCCGAACGGGCCGTCTGGGAGGCAGCTGCCACGGTTGCGGACTCGTTGAAGGCCCTCGGCGGCTACATGGCAGAGCGCGTGGCCGACGTCTTGGACGTCCGCGCCCGCATCGTCTCTGAACTGCGCGGACTGCCCGCGCCGGGGATCCCGGCGTCGGATGTTCCGTTCATCCTGGCCGCCGAGGACCTCGCCCCGGCAGACACCGCCACCCTGGACCCCACCAAGGTGATCGCGCTGATCACCTCAAGCGGCGGCCCGCAGTCCCACACCGCCATCCTGGCCCACGCCCTCGGGCTTCCCGCGATCGTCGCCGCCCCGGGGGTGGACGAGATCGGGGACGGCACCGAGGTCTACCTCGACGGTGCCGCCGGCACCATCACAGTTGACCCCGGCGAAGACCTCCGCCTCGCGGCCAAGGCGTGGGCCAACCAGGCGTCTACGATTGCCGCCTTCAGCGGGAACAACGTCATGGCCGACGGGTTCCGGGTTCCGCTGCTCGCCAACGTCGGTACGGGCGCCGACGCAGTCAAGGCCGCCGACGCCGGCGCCGAGGGCGTCGGTCTGTTGCGCACCGAATTCTGTTTCCTGGATCGCGACGACGAACCCACCGTCGAGGAGCAGATCACCGCCTACGGCGCCGTCTTCGCCGCGTTCCCGGGCAAGAAGGTAGTGGTCCGAACCCTCGACGCCGGCGCGGACAAACCCCTGCCGTTCCTCACCAACGCGGACGAACCCAACCCCGCGCTGGGCGTCCGCGGGTACCGCACCGACCTCACCTCGCCCGGCGTCCTCGAACGCCAGCTGACGGCGATCGCCGCGGCAGAGGCCAACAACCAGGCGGAAGTGTGGGTCATGGCCCCCATGATCTCCACGGCCGAGGAAGCCGCGCATTTCGCAGCCCTCTGCTCCGCCGCCGGATTGAAGACCCCAGGCGTCATGGTTGAAGTCCCGTCGGCGGCCTTGACCGCCGCCTCCTTACTGCGCGAAGTCAGCTTCGCGTCGCTCGGCACCAACGACCTCACTCAGTACGCGATGGCCGCGGACCGCCAACTCGGCCCGCTCGCCACGCTCAATGACCCCTGGCAGCCCGCCGTGCTGCAGCTCGTCAAGTTGACCGCCGACGGCGCTGCCGCCGCCAGCGAGGGCGGCACCGGCCGGCCCGTGGGAGTGTGCGGCGAGGCAGCCGCGGACCCCGCCCTCGCCGTCGTACTCGTTGGACTGGGCGTCGCGACGCTCTCCATGAGTGCACGCGCCCTGGCTGCCGTTTCCGCTGTCCTGGCAACCGTCACCGTGGCGCAGGCCCAAAAACTCGCGACGACTGCGCTGGCCGCCCCGAGTGCATCCGCCGCGCGCCAAGTTGTTCGCGCCCAGCTGCCTATCCTGGACGAGCTGGGTCTCTAG
- a CDS encoding HPr family phosphocarrier protein translates to MSERTATIASRVGLHARPAAIFAEAAGELDIEVTIAREGEPADDAMDAASILSLMSLGASFGDVVVLRAEGAGADEALDRLVKILETDHDAE, encoded by the coding sequence ATGTCCGAACGTACCGCCACCATCGCCAGCCGCGTCGGCCTGCACGCACGCCCGGCAGCCATCTTCGCCGAAGCCGCCGGCGAGCTGGACATCGAGGTCACGATCGCCCGCGAAGGCGAGCCCGCCGACGATGCCATGGACGCCGCCAGCATCCTCTCCCTCATGAGCCTCGGAGCTTCATTCGGCGACGTCGTCGTGCTGCGGGCAGAGGGTGCCGGGGCCGACGAAGCCCTGGACCGTCTCGTGAAGATCCTCGAAACGGACCACGACGCCGAGTAA
- a CDS encoding putative protein N(5)-glutamine methyltransferase, whose translation MSAPTFQPSRSAVTARLRSAGCVFAEDEARLLIAAAHAPEDLERLLEQRVSGLPLEYLLGWAEFCGQHIAVDPGVFVPRRRTEYLVQEAARLVRPGAVVVDLCCGSGAVGAALAAAAGGIELHAADVDPAAVRCARRNIGPAGGQVHEGDLFSALPDTLRGRVDVLVANAPYVPTDSIGMMPPEARLHEPRVALDGGADGLDVQRRIAREAPLWLAPGGRLLIETSVRQAPTTAALFGQAGLSARVARSEEFDATVVLGKRQDIHRK comes from the coding sequence ATGTCAGCACCCACGTTCCAGCCTTCCCGTTCCGCCGTCACGGCCCGGCTCCGTTCGGCCGGTTGCGTCTTCGCCGAAGACGAGGCCAGGCTCCTGATCGCCGCGGCGCACGCCCCCGAGGACCTAGAGCGGTTGCTCGAACAACGCGTCTCAGGCTTGCCCCTTGAATATCTTCTGGGTTGGGCGGAGTTCTGCGGCCAGCACATTGCGGTGGACCCGGGTGTCTTCGTCCCCCGCCGCCGCACGGAGTACCTCGTGCAGGAGGCTGCCCGCCTCGTCCGGCCGGGCGCCGTCGTCGTCGATCTTTGCTGTGGTTCGGGTGCCGTGGGCGCCGCTTTGGCTGCCGCCGCCGGCGGCATCGAGCTTCATGCGGCCGACGTCGACCCCGCGGCGGTCCGCTGCGCCCGCCGCAACATCGGGCCCGCAGGCGGACAAGTGCATGAAGGCGATCTCTTTTCGGCCCTTCCGGACACTCTTCGCGGCCGGGTGGACGTCCTGGTGGCCAACGCCCCCTACGTCCCCACGGACTCGATCGGGATGATGCCGCCGGAGGCCCGGCTGCATGAACCGCGGGTGGCGCTCGACGGCGGCGCCGACGGTTTGGACGTGCAGCGCCGGATCGCGCGGGAGGCTCCGTTATGGTTGGCTCCCGGGGGCAGGCTGCTGATCGAAACGAGCGTCCGGCAAGCCCCCACGACGGCTGCCCTGTTCGGGCAAGCTGGCCTGTCCGCGAGGGTGGCCCGCTCTGAGGAATTCGACGCAACGGTGGTGCTGGGAAAACGGCAGGATATCCACCGGAAGTGA
- a CDS encoding CsbD family protein yields the protein MGADDKIQNAGEKLAGKSKEAAGKLTGNEKLEAEGKMDQSKSDLKSAGEKVKDAFKKD from the coding sequence ATGGGTGCAGATGACAAGATCCAGAACGCCGGAGAAAAGCTTGCAGGCAAATCCAAGGAAGCAGCTGGGAAGCTGACGGGCAACGAGAAGCTCGAAGCCGAAGGCAAGATGGATCAGAGCAAGAGCGACCTGAAGTCGGCCGGCGAAAAGGTCAAGGACGCTTTCAAGAAGGACTAA
- the ku gene encoding non-homologous end joining protein Ku: protein MRAIWKGSIAFGLVNVPVKLYSATEDHDVSLHQVHNKDGGRIRYQRKCEICASVVDYEDIDKAYEEEGRTVVLSAADLKSLPAENSREIEVVEFVPAEQLDPIMYERPYYLEPDSKSPKAYMLLLRTLQDTERVAIVQYALRQKTRLGALRVRGDVLMLQSLLWDDEVREANFPSLETDVKISDKELEMSSALVDSMARDFEPEQYTDNYQVQLRQLIAAKLEKGDSIDTEETFGAAASEGEGGEVIDLMEALKRSLEKKRGKEAGGSSAASSAEESDDGATAKAASKPRARVKKA from the coding sequence ATGAGGGCCATATGGAAGGGTTCTATCGCGTTCGGGCTGGTCAACGTACCCGTCAAGCTCTACAGCGCCACCGAGGACCACGATGTCAGTCTCCACCAGGTCCACAACAAGGACGGAGGCCGCATCCGTTACCAGCGGAAGTGCGAAATCTGCGCCTCTGTTGTGGATTACGAGGATATCGACAAGGCCTACGAAGAGGAAGGCCGCACCGTGGTGCTCTCCGCAGCCGACTTGAAGTCGCTTCCCGCGGAGAACAGCCGCGAGATCGAGGTGGTGGAGTTCGTTCCGGCCGAGCAGTTGGACCCCATCATGTACGAGCGGCCGTACTACCTCGAGCCGGATTCCAAGTCGCCCAAGGCCTACATGCTGCTTTTGCGCACGCTGCAGGACACCGAGCGCGTGGCCATTGTGCAATATGCCCTCCGGCAGAAGACCAGGCTCGGTGCGCTGCGGGTACGTGGCGACGTGCTGATGCTGCAATCCCTGCTCTGGGACGACGAGGTCCGCGAAGCCAACTTCCCCTCGCTGGAAACAGACGTCAAGATCTCGGACAAGGAGCTCGAGATGTCCTCGGCTCTGGTGGACTCCATGGCGCGCGACTTCGAGCCCGAGCAATACACCGACAACTACCAAGTTCAATTGCGTCAGCTCATCGCCGCCAAGCTCGAAAAGGGAGACTCCATCGACACCGAAGAGACGTTCGGTGCAGCAGCCAGCGAAGGTGAAGGCGGCGAGGTCATCGACCTCATGGAAGCGCTCAAGCGGAGTTTGGAGAAGAAACGCGGCAAAGAGGCCGGCGGGTCGTCCGCTGCTTCGTCCGCCGAAGAGTCCGACGACGGCGCCACGGCCAAAGCTGCCAGCAAGCCCAGGGCGAGGGTCAAGAAAGCCTGA